The Pseudomonas triclosanedens genome has a window encoding:
- a CDS encoding amidase, giving the protein MRPHELGLVEAAEAIAARRLSSVELVTDCLAVVAAREPQVGAWVHIDPDQVLREARRLDSEPASGPLHGVPVAIKDIIDTCGMPTCSGSSIYAGRRPGMDAACVALLKRAGALMMGKTVTTEFAYFKAGKTRNPHNLDHTPGGSSSGSAAAVASLMVPAALGSQTAGSLIRPASYCGVVGYKPTYGDFPVAGVKGLSHSLDTLGVLTRSVDDARLLRSVLTADTVFPFSSSERWIPSIGLCRTPDWLQASPETRHGLEQLLLSLGACGARVGDAQLPSSFAMFADLQRKVMAYETARSLAPEYDGYREQLSEPLLALIEYGQGLSTEEYSEARSSAEQGMVAISPIFDEWDVLLAPSAPGTAPLASDGTGDPLFSRMWMLLGVPTISLPALDGQNGLPVGIQLVGSRFGDDRLLRAAQWVEKVLSDRPRFSLL; this is encoded by the coding sequence ATGCGTCCGCATGAGCTTGGCCTGGTGGAGGCAGCGGAGGCCATCGCGGCCCGCAGGCTGAGTTCCGTTGAGTTGGTGACGGATTGCCTGGCTGTCGTCGCGGCGAGAGAACCTCAAGTCGGTGCCTGGGTCCACATCGATCCGGATCAGGTCCTGCGAGAGGCCCGGCGGTTGGATAGCGAGCCTGCTAGCGGCCCGCTCCACGGCGTGCCCGTTGCCATCAAGGACATCATCGACACCTGCGGCATGCCGACCTGCAGTGGTTCTTCGATCTATGCCGGGCGTCGTCCCGGCATGGACGCCGCTTGCGTCGCACTGCTCAAGCGGGCAGGCGCCTTGATGATGGGCAAAACCGTCACCACCGAGTTCGCTTACTTCAAAGCCGGCAAGACCCGAAACCCGCACAACCTGGACCACACCCCAGGCGGCTCTTCCAGTGGATCGGCGGCGGCCGTTGCGAGCCTCATGGTGCCGGCTGCGCTGGGCTCGCAGACAGCAGGCTCGTTGATCCGCCCGGCGTCCTACTGTGGCGTGGTCGGCTACAAGCCTACCTATGGCGACTTCCCGGTCGCCGGGGTCAAAGGGCTCTCGCATTCGCTGGATACGTTGGGTGTCCTCACTCGTTCTGTGGACGACGCCCGTTTGCTGCGCTCCGTGCTCACGGCAGACACCGTATTCCCTTTCAGCAGCAGTGAGCGCTGGATTCCTTCCATTGGCCTGTGCCGCACGCCGGATTGGTTGCAGGCTTCGCCTGAAACGCGCCACGGGCTGGAGCAGTTGCTGTTGTCCCTCGGTGCCTGCGGCGCCCGCGTTGGCGATGCCCAACTGCCATCCAGCTTCGCGATGTTCGCCGATCTGCAGCGCAAGGTGATGGCCTATGAAACCGCACGCAGCCTCGCTCCGGAGTACGACGGCTATCGGGAGCAGCTCAGTGAGCCTCTCCTGGCTCTCATCGAATATGGCCAGGGACTCTCCACCGAGGAGTACAGCGAGGCGCGCTCCAGCGCCGAACAGGGCATGGTTGCGATCTCGCCGATCTTCGATGAGTGGGACGTGCTGCTGGCCCCCAGCGCTCCTGGAACCGCTCCGCTTGCCAGCGATGGAACGGGTGACCCGTTGTTCAGCAGGATGTGGATGTTGCTGGGAGTGCCCACCATCTCGCTACCGGCACTCGACGGCCAGAATGGCTTACCTGTCGGGATCCAGTTAGTGGGTTCGCGGTTTGGCGATGATCGTTTGCTGCGAGCAGCACAGTGGGTCGAGAAAGTGCTTTCCGACCGTCCCAGGTTTTCCCTTCTCTAG
- a CDS encoding crotonase/enoyl-CoA hydratase family protein encodes MPTFTTVTIEQDQQSPRVARLLLNRPERLNAITNETPSDIRAAVEWAERNDEVHVIIVEGAGKGFCGGYDLAESAEQMLEHPCQQESTPWDPMVDYAFMKRNTEDFMSLWRCSKPTIAKVHGYAAAGGSDIALSCDLLVMAEDARIGYMPTRVWGCPTTAMWTFRLGFARAKQLMFTGDPIDGVKAAAWGLANEVVPKEELEAATMKLAERIAGVPKSHLAMHKMVVNQVMLNMGLEQTQMMATVFDGITRHNPEGVWFRRYAQVEGFKAAVQWRDSGRPIPEREEARELIRELEARLNE; translated from the coding sequence ATGCCGACCTTCACTACCGTCACGATTGAACAGGATCAACAATCGCCCCGAGTGGCGCGCCTGCTGCTGAACCGCCCCGAGCGGCTCAATGCGATCACCAACGAGACGCCCAGTGACATCCGTGCCGCGGTGGAGTGGGCGGAACGCAACGATGAAGTCCATGTGATCATCGTCGAAGGTGCTGGCAAGGGCTTCTGCGGTGGCTACGACCTGGCCGAGTCCGCCGAGCAGATGCTCGAGCATCCATGCCAGCAGGAGAGTACGCCGTGGGACCCGATGGTCGACTACGCCTTCATGAAGCGCAACACGGAGGACTTCATGAGCCTCTGGCGTTGCAGCAAGCCAACCATCGCCAAGGTGCACGGCTATGCCGCGGCAGGCGGCAGCGACATCGCGCTGAGTTGCGATCTGCTGGTCATGGCCGAGGACGCCAGAATCGGCTACATGCCCACTCGGGTCTGGGGTTGCCCGACGACCGCCATGTGGACCTTCCGCCTGGGGTTCGCGCGGGCCAAGCAGTTGATGTTCACCGGCGACCCCATCGATGGAGTCAAGGCTGCAGCCTGGGGACTGGCCAACGAGGTGGTGCCGAAGGAGGAGCTGGAGGCCGCTACCATGAAGCTCGCCGAGCGGATTGCCGGCGTGCCCAAGTCACACCTGGCGATGCACAAGATGGTGGTCAACCAGGTAATGCTGAACATGGGGCTCGAGCAGACCCAGATGATGGCCACGGTGTTCGACGGCATCACCCGGCACAACCCGGAAGGCGTCTGGTTCCGCCGCTACGCTCAGGTGGAAGGCTTCAAGGCGGCGGTGCAATGGCGTGACAGCGGGCGGCCGATCCCGGAACGGGAAGAAGCGCGTGAGCTGATCAGGGAGCTGGAGGCTCGCCTGAACGAGTGA
- a CDS encoding PaaX family transcriptional regulator C-terminal domain-containing protein yields MTPHPRDLILKFILTAEDGVLSARDAVSACALFGIRENSVRVALVRLAAAGMIEAAGRGAYCLGANAADLAEDVRDWRSAEARIGSWHGGWIVAHCAGLGRTDRAQLRRRERALELLGFRELERELFVRPDNLVGGVAMVRERLIKLGLEPSAAVFLATEFDPVRESRARALWDGKALNRAYRKTAEKLGKWLTRVDAMEVDAAARESFLLGSAAIRQLVYDPLLPEPLVNPQERHAFIEVLLRYDDVGHAIWRSLRASPLAGPSTDTTERHLHH; encoded by the coding sequence ATGACGCCACATCCTCGAGACCTGATTCTCAAGTTCATCCTGACCGCGGAGGACGGCGTGCTCAGCGCCCGCGATGCGGTATCTGCCTGCGCCCTGTTCGGTATTCGCGAGAACAGCGTGCGGGTGGCACTTGTCCGCCTCGCCGCCGCCGGCATGATCGAAGCTGCGGGACGCGGCGCCTATTGCCTGGGAGCCAACGCGGCCGACCTGGCGGAAGATGTTCGCGACTGGCGTAGCGCCGAAGCGCGCATCGGCAGTTGGCATGGCGGCTGGATAGTCGCCCATTGCGCCGGCCTGGGCCGCACCGACCGCGCACAATTGCGGCGCCGTGAGCGGGCTCTGGAGCTGCTGGGTTTCCGCGAACTGGAACGCGAGCTTTTCGTCCGCCCCGACAACCTCGTGGGTGGTGTCGCTATGGTCAGGGAGCGCCTGATCAAACTGGGCCTCGAACCATCGGCCGCGGTCTTCCTGGCGACAGAATTCGATCCGGTGCGCGAATCGCGCGCACGTGCACTATGGGATGGCAAGGCGCTCAACCGCGCCTACCGCAAGACTGCCGAGAAACTCGGCAAATGGCTGACGCGAGTGGACGCGATGGAAGTGGACGCCGCCGCCCGGGAGTCCTTCCTGCTGGGCAGCGCAGCTATTCGCCAACTGGTCTACGACCCACTGCTGCCCGAGCCGTTGGTCAATCCGCAGGAGCGGCACGCCTTCATCGAAGTGCTGCTGCGCTATGACGATGTCGGCCATGCCATCTGGCGCAGCCTGCGAGCATCGCCACTTGCCGGACCCTCGACCGATACCACCGAAAGACATCTCCACCACTGA
- a CDS encoding TetR/AcrR family transcriptional regulator, with the protein MQTATNPTAASRKLATRQRLLDAAVSSLIELGVARTTTLEVQRRSGASRGALLHHFPTHAALLSATIEELVRRNDEAVCQAEQAMGDISNPLERAIRVLSAMSLKPAFLAELELWAASRTDGDLQSAIRGAERAARAERERVVENLLAAVQKEPNYEVVKALSIGFLRGMALSSVLVSNPDHQEKLVAQWVWAVQVLLDAPPFDDSN; encoded by the coding sequence ATGCAGACAGCAACCAACCCAACCGCCGCCTCTCGCAAGCTCGCTACCCGGCAACGCCTTCTGGACGCCGCGGTGTCGTCGCTGATCGAACTGGGGGTCGCGAGGACCACCACCCTCGAAGTACAGCGTCGTTCCGGAGCCAGCAGGGGCGCGCTGCTGCACCACTTCCCCACCCATGCCGCACTGTTGTCGGCAACGATCGAGGAACTGGTCCGCCGCAATGACGAGGCGGTATGCCAGGCGGAGCAGGCAATGGGAGATATCTCCAACCCGCTGGAGCGGGCCATACGGGTCCTGTCGGCGATGAGCCTGAAGCCGGCCTTTCTGGCGGAACTGGAGCTGTGGGCGGCATCGCGGACGGACGGCGATCTGCAATCGGCTATCCGTGGGGCGGAGCGAGCGGCACGAGCGGAGCGGGAGCGCGTCGTGGAGAACCTGCTGGCAGCAGTGCAGAAAGAACCGAACTACGAGGTAGTGAAGGCGCTGAGTATCGGATTCCTGCGCGGCATGGCGCTGTCGAGCGTTCTGGTGAGCAACCCGGATCACCAGGAAAAACTGGTGGCCCAATGGGTATGGGCCGTACAGGTGCTGCTCGACGCTCCACCGTTCGACGATAGCAACTGA
- a CDS encoding YlbE family protein has translation MNLALRRHPADSMAVDAMIGCRPRWTAIASARDVLNLRGRYLLHAGPPITDRSLIALPQKNSMLMAILFEGWATDRRGAEDLLMSGELALHAAQDHGCAVPLADALSPGMQLLVVEDGSCPSRQGYSTINGGDGPVMRVGQYSESVLERLRWINRHLAPQLQSVIARSPIDLLPVADTAFAAGDDCHGQTRQGSQSIAQALLLRAGSDGFDDEARRFLDQSAAFFLNLWMAAVKCCFLAAEDIPGSSVVTAIGGNGRQFGIQVSAMPGRWFVTTAEAPLVPGADEQVRQRALGAIGDSAIVDAFGSGAMARDLAPLTAQRLAKTCSEHGRVFPGKLLQYPHPQLIQSQAYRTGLDARQACRLEQGPVVSLGVLDWQGVLGRLDGGFFFSPLKPFQAAIEALEAADASA, from the coding sequence ATGAACCTTGCCCTGCGCCGTCATCCGGCGGATTCGATGGCAGTCGATGCCATGATCGGTTGCCGACCGCGTTGGACCGCCATTGCCTCTGCCAGGGATGTTCTGAACCTGCGGGGACGCTATCTACTCCACGCTGGCCCGCCGATCACCGATCGCAGCCTGATCGCTCTGCCACAGAAGAATTCGATGTTGATGGCCATTCTGTTCGAAGGGTGGGCTACCGACCGCAGGGGCGCCGAAGACTTGCTGATGTCTGGCGAATTGGCCTTGCATGCGGCCCAGGATCACGGCTGTGCCGTGCCATTGGCCGATGCGCTTTCCCCAGGCATGCAATTGCTGGTGGTCGAGGATGGAAGTTGTCCATCGCGGCAAGGCTATAGCACGATCAACGGCGGCGATGGGCCCGTAATGCGCGTGGGGCAGTACAGCGAAAGTGTCCTGGAGCGGCTGCGCTGGATCAATCGGCATCTGGCGCCCCAGCTCCAGTCTGTCATCGCTCGAAGCCCGATCGATCTGCTACCGGTGGCGGATACGGCGTTTGCGGCGGGGGATGATTGCCACGGCCAGACCCGGCAGGGGAGCCAGTCGATCGCTCAAGCGCTCCTGCTGCGTGCCGGTTCCGACGGCTTTGACGATGAAGCCAGGCGCTTCCTCGATCAGTCCGCGGCCTTCTTCCTGAACCTGTGGATGGCGGCTGTGAAGTGTTGCTTCCTCGCTGCGGAAGACATTCCAGGCAGCAGCGTCGTGACGGCCATTGGCGGCAACGGCAGACAATTTGGCATACAGGTCTCTGCAATGCCGGGTCGTTGGTTCGTGACCACCGCAGAAGCGCCGTTGGTGCCCGGAGCGGACGAACAGGTCCGCCAACGTGCCCTGGGAGCCATTGGCGACAGCGCGATTGTCGATGCTTTCGGCAGTGGCGCGATGGCTCGCGATCTCGCTCCGCTCACTGCGCAGCGCCTGGCGAAAACCTGTTCCGAGCACGGCCGTGTATTTCCAGGCAAGCTGCTTCAGTATCCGCACCCTCAACTGATCCAGTCGCAGGCCTACCGCACCGGGCTGGATGCTCGGCAAGCCTGCCGCCTGGAGCAGGGGCCGGTCGTCAGTCTGGGCGTACTCGACTGGCAAGGGGTGCTGGGGCGTCTCGACGGTGGCTTCTTCTTCAGTCCGCTGAAACCATTCCAGGCCGCTATCGAGGCGTTGGAGGCTGCCGATGCGTCCGCATGA
- a CDS encoding AMP-binding protein: MSTAASNSSCIQHRMESTTSPFELLARTAQQLPTRTALEFLPGDLEGAPLEVTYRQLLQEVQRIASALKATGIREDESVAILLPFVPQAVSVLIAASAVAVAFPVNLLLSAEAMRAQLSIARCRVVVTLGPHPALDVHARVVRAVESMPVAPTIIEVPLAGPAHNWEAFLGASTSAFEQPVDPGRVGALVHTGGTTGHPKLARLSLRNMAVAAVMASAGLGIEPSDRLLTGLPLFHVGGAIDGLMAALSVGATVVFPTPLGMRNPAVVQRLWEIVSRYGITVLGVVPTSLAAIRDTPVGTSELAGLRAIMTGGSPLSEDLSQHIQALTGKPVYQLYGMTESSGIATAQSTTGRRAAHAAGLPVPGVEISLGQAGAEYRPGAKGEVLIRGPNVFQGYLTDQGVVGDPRGGWLSSGDLGEVASNGELRIIGRSKDVIIRSGHNIDPQLIEDVAHRHAGVVQAAAVAMPDDYAGEVPVLFVVARSTAEFCLSELAGFMAQQIAEPPARPKGIFVLDELPLTPFGKVARYRLRQLAVERKVAELLADLVEAPAVTCRDPAARRVEIGTREPLTDSLIEDIVRRLRRLDLEMERPGTTI; encoded by the coding sequence ATGTCGACTGCCGCATCCAATAGCTCCTGCATACAACATCGCATGGAGTCGACGACCTCGCCCTTTGAACTGCTGGCCCGTACGGCGCAGCAGTTGCCAACCCGCACCGCGCTGGAATTTCTTCCCGGCGATCTCGAAGGAGCCCCCTTGGAGGTCACTTATCGGCAACTGCTGCAGGAGGTGCAGCGGATCGCCTCGGCCCTGAAGGCGACGGGCATCCGCGAGGATGAATCCGTCGCCATCCTGCTGCCATTCGTTCCCCAGGCGGTATCCGTTCTGATCGCCGCCAGTGCCGTGGCCGTGGCGTTTCCCGTCAACCTGCTGCTATCGGCAGAGGCCATGCGCGCGCAACTCAGTATCGCCCGTTGCAGGGTGGTCGTGACCCTGGGCCCGCATCCTGCGCTGGACGTCCATGCGCGTGTCGTGCGCGCGGTCGAATCCATGCCAGTGGCGCCCACGATCATCGAAGTCCCCCTGGCCGGGCCTGCCCACAACTGGGAAGCGTTCCTCGGCGCCTCCACATCGGCCTTCGAACAGCCGGTGGATCCTGGGCGTGTCGGCGCATTGGTCCACACCGGGGGTACGACCGGGCATCCCAAGCTGGCCCGGCTGTCGCTGCGCAACATGGCAGTGGCGGCAGTCATGGCGAGCGCCGGCCTGGGTATCGAGCCATCCGACCGCCTGCTGACCGGGCTGCCGCTGTTCCATGTCGGCGGAGCCATCGATGGCCTGATGGCCGCACTCTCGGTGGGCGCCACGGTTGTCTTTCCCACGCCGCTGGGCATGCGCAACCCGGCAGTCGTACAGCGCCTCTGGGAGATCGTTTCCCGCTATGGGATTACCGTGCTGGGCGTCGTTCCGACATCGCTCGCGGCAATCCGGGATACCCCGGTCGGGACATCGGAACTCGCCGGGCTCAGGGCGATCATGACGGGCGGGTCGCCCTTGTCGGAGGATCTTTCCCAACACATCCAGGCGCTGACCGGAAAGCCTGTCTATCAGCTCTACGGGATGACCGAATCCAGCGGCATTGCAACGGCGCAATCGACCACTGGCCGGCGTGCAGCCCATGCGGCGGGCCTTCCGGTGCCTGGAGTGGAGATCAGCCTCGGACAGGCTGGCGCCGAGTACCGGCCAGGAGCGAAAGGCGAAGTCCTGATCCGTGGGCCGAACGTGTTCCAGGGCTATCTGACCGACCAGGGCGTCGTCGGTGATCCGCGAGGCGGCTGGCTCTCGTCCGGTGACCTTGGGGAGGTGGCCAGCAATGGCGAGCTGCGGATCATTGGCCGCTCCAAGGATGTGATCATCCGCAGCGGACACAACATCGATCCGCAGCTCATCGAGGATGTCGCGCACCGTCACGCCGGCGTGGTCCAGGCGGCGGCAGTCGCGATGCCTGACGACTATGCCGGGGAGGTTCCGGTACTGTTCGTGGTGGCCCGCTCCACTGCGGAGTTCTGCCTGAGCGAGCTGGCCGGCTTCATGGCGCAGCAGATCGCCGAGCCGCCGGCGCGGCCCAAAGGTATTTTCGTACTGGATGAGTTGCCGCTGACCCCGTTCGGCAAGGTCGCACGCTATCGCCTGCGGCAATTGGCGGTTGAACGCAAGGTGGCCGAGCTGCTGGCAGACCTCGTCGAAGCGCCCGCGGTGACATGCCGCGACCCCGCCGCCAGGCGGGTGGAGATCGGCACCAGGGAACCCCTGACCGACTCTCTGATTGAAGACATCGTCCGCCGCCTCAGACGCCTCGACCTGGAGATGGAAAGACCGGGGACGACTATCTAG
- a CDS encoding NAD(P)/FAD-dependent oxidoreductase — MRADYLIVGAGQAGRRAAEALRSLAPQARVCLVGDEAELPYDRPILSKEALLSIEDEAKAFIQGRDFYESQRIELRLGSRVTKVDRAARQVELTNGETIAYEKLLLATGSRARPYPGQVGEGVELLYLRTLEQARQLRERLVAGKRLAILGGGFIGLEVAASARKLGCEVTVLEPASSLLQRVMPKVIGDHLLALHRQAGVKVQLDTLPSRITRCADGLLIETTRGTHEADEILVGIGALPNVELASEIGLLVENGIVVDEHCRTSDPHIFAAGDVTSHFNPLLGRHVRVESWQVAEHQPQVAAANMLGGKESYAQTPWLWSDQYQCNVQTLGFFSGTGQVLLRGKVEEGAFSVIELDAEGRLLAVATVNQGRDMAAFKRMAASAKPLDATAVADTAVNLRSLL; from the coding sequence ATGCGTGCGGATTATCTGATTGTCGGTGCGGGCCAGGCTGGCCGTCGCGCTGCGGAGGCGCTTCGTTCGTTGGCCCCGCAGGCTCGGGTTTGTCTCGTGGGCGATGAGGCTGAGCTTCCATACGATCGCCCCATCCTCTCCAAGGAGGCTCTGCTCAGTATCGAGGATGAAGCCAAGGCATTCATCCAGGGGAGAGACTTCTACGAGAGTCAGCGGATAGAGCTGCGCCTCGGAAGCCGTGTGACAAAGGTTGATCGTGCAGCCAGACAAGTCGAACTGACCAATGGGGAGACGATCGCGTACGAGAAGTTGTTACTGGCTACCGGCTCGCGCGCGCGTCCTTATCCGGGACAGGTCGGCGAAGGGGTGGAGCTGCTGTACCTGAGAACCCTCGAACAGGCTCGCCAATTGCGTGAACGACTGGTCGCGGGTAAGCGCCTGGCAATTCTTGGTGGCGGATTCATCGGCCTGGAGGTGGCGGCCAGTGCCCGCAAGCTCGGCTGTGAAGTCACTGTCCTGGAGCCTGCGTCGTCTCTCCTGCAGCGCGTGATGCCCAAGGTCATAGGCGACCATTTGCTGGCGCTGCACCGCCAGGCTGGCGTGAAGGTGCAACTGGATACGCTCCCGAGCCGGATCACACGCTGCGCTGACGGCCTGCTGATCGAGACTACTCGAGGCACTCATGAGGCAGACGAGATTCTGGTGGGTATCGGTGCCCTGCCGAATGTCGAACTGGCGAGCGAGATCGGCCTGCTTGTAGAAAACGGTATCGTGGTCGACGAGCATTGCCGGACCAGCGATCCGCACATCTTCGCCGCCGGCGACGTGACCAGCCATTTCAACCCGCTGCTGGGGCGCCACGTGCGAGTGGAATCATGGCAGGTGGCCGAGCATCAGCCCCAGGTGGCCGCCGCGAACATGCTCGGGGGCAAGGAAAGCTATGCGCAGACGCCGTGGCTGTGGTCCGATCAGTACCAGTGCAACGTACAGACGCTTGGCTTCTTCAGCGGTACAGGTCAGGTACTGCTGCGCGGCAAGGTCGAAGAAGGCGCGTTCAGCGTCATCGAACTGGATGCCGAGGGACGTCTGCTCGCTGTCGCGACCGTGAACCAGGGGCGTGACATGGCCGCCTTCAAGCGCATGGCGGCTTCTGCAAAGCCTCTTGATGCGACGGCGGTGGCGGATACCGCCGTCAATCTGCGCAGCCTGTTGTAA
- a CDS encoding fatty acid desaturase family protein, with amino-acid sequence MLQDSTVNQERSRRKITDVFSRDEIRMLTERSDLMGFAAVGFTWGVIALAFVAMAWAGSQPLIVAIPVFLIALAVLAGRQLALAILMHDASHGTLFKTRFLNEVLVDWICARPIWNDLKKYRTHHLVHHAKTGQPEDTDLSLVAPFPTTRASLVRKLLRDISGLTGIKFFVGRFLMDAGYLKWTVANDRTVLPADGQTFSSRARMFVRNVTPTVITNAVLFGVLWATGHPWLYLAWILAYMTPFAAFVRIRSMAEHACTEVSADSFLNTRTTRAGLIARATVAPINVNYHIEHHVMASVPYFRLPLMHRMLRERNAIDEPPGYLEVLRIVSSQKPA; translated from the coding sequence ATGCTCCAGGACTCAACCGTTAACCAGGAACGTTCACGCCGCAAGATCACCGATGTATTCAGCCGCGACGAAATACGCATGCTGACAGAGCGCTCGGACCTTATGGGATTTGCCGCCGTCGGTTTCACCTGGGGCGTCATTGCCCTGGCTTTCGTCGCAATGGCCTGGGCCGGTTCACAGCCGCTGATAGTGGCAATTCCGGTGTTCCTGATCGCATTGGCAGTGCTGGCTGGCCGCCAACTGGCGCTGGCGATCCTGATGCACGATGCTTCCCACGGCACGCTGTTCAAGACTCGCTTTCTCAATGAGGTCCTGGTCGACTGGATATGCGCCAGGCCCATCTGGAACGACCTGAAGAAGTACCGCACGCATCACCTGGTACATCATGCAAAGACCGGCCAGCCAGAGGATACCGACCTCTCTCTGGTAGCCCCCTTCCCGACGACGCGCGCATCGCTGGTGCGCAAGCTGCTGCGCGACATCAGCGGCCTGACGGGTATCAAGTTCTTTGTCGGGCGCTTCCTCATGGATGCCGGATATCTAAAGTGGACAGTGGCCAACGACCGGACTGTCCTGCCAGCCGACGGACAGACGTTCAGCAGCCGCGCCCGGATGTTCGTGCGCAACGTGACGCCCACCGTCATCACCAACGCCGTGCTTTTCGGCGTGCTCTGGGCGACCGGGCACCCCTGGCTGTACCTGGCCTGGATTCTCGCCTACATGACGCCTTTCGCTGCCTTCGTGCGCATCCGTTCGATGGCTGAACACGCCTGTACGGAAGTTTCCGCCGACAGTTTTCTCAATACCCGCACTACGCGTGCCGGTCTGATCGCACGGGCCACCGTAGCGCCCATCAACGTGAACTATCACATCGAGCACCACGTGATGGCATCGGTGCCCTACTTCCGCCTGCCACTGATGCACCGCATGCTCCGCGAACGCAACGCTATCGACGAACCGCCAGGCTATCTGGAAGTGCTGCGCATCGTTTCCTCGCAAAAACCGGCCTGA
- a CDS encoding hemerythrin domain-containing protein, translating into MNAIDLLKQDHKTVKTLLAELSETTSRAVKKRSELLRKIDLELSQHTAIEEEIFYPALRQVGEKEDEKMYFESREEHRTVDSLVLPDLKNTRPDSMEFAGRVKVLKELLEHHIQEEEKEMFPRAEQLLDHPTLDRLAVAMQQMKKDIKAQWEKRAA; encoded by the coding sequence ATGAATGCCATCGATCTACTCAAGCAGGACCACAAGACCGTCAAGACGCTGCTCGCCGAACTGAGCGAGACCACCTCGCGTGCGGTGAAAAAGCGCAGCGAACTGCTACGCAAGATCGATCTGGAGCTGAGCCAGCACACCGCCATCGAGGAAGAAATTTTCTACCCGGCGCTCAGGCAGGTGGGCGAAAAGGAAGACGAGAAGATGTACTTCGAGTCCAGGGAGGAGCACCGCACGGTGGATTCGCTGGTACTGCCTGACCTGAAAAATACCCGCCCCGACAGCATGGAATTCGCCGGCCGGGTGAAGGTGCTCAAGGAGCTGCTGGAGCATCACATTCAGGAAGAGGAAAAGGAGATGTTCCCGCGCGCGGAGCAGTTGCTCGACCATCCCACGCTGGATCGACTGGCGGTGGCGATGCAGCAGATGAAGAAGGACATCAAGGCGCAATGGGAGAAACGCGCCGCCTGA
- a CDS encoding ATP-dependent Clp protease proteolytic subunit — translation MATHIIHFTGPINSSTCGNLIGTCTRAMQQGATQLQLNIVTMGGDCAYGFSLYNYLLSLPVPVDTHNLGTVESMGNILFLAGRRRTACPLSKFLFHPFHWTLHGSVDHARMSEYAMSLEHDLRLYAEIVQQRTLDASERIDVPECLTGHARIVEPDEALACGLIHAIDPLRIPEAACQWSVHA, via the coding sequence ATGGCCACACATATCATCCATTTCACCGGGCCGATCAATTCGTCCACCTGCGGCAATCTGATTGGCACCTGTACCAGGGCGATGCAGCAGGGCGCAACGCAGTTGCAACTGAACATCGTCACTATGGGCGGCGACTGCGCCTATGGCTTCAGCCTCTACAACTACCTGCTGTCGCTGCCGGTGCCGGTGGACACCCACAATCTGGGGACGGTGGAGTCCATGGGCAACATCCTGTTCCTGGCGGGCCGGCGGCGCACGGCCTGCCCGTTGAGCAAATTCCTGTTCCATCCGTTCCACTGGACGTTGCATGGCTCGGTGGACCATGCCCGCATGAGTGAATATGCCATGAGCCTGGAGCACGATCTGCGGCTGTACGCGGAGATCGTCCAACAGCGCACCCTCGATGCCAGCGAACGAATCGACGTGCCCGAGTGCCTGACCGGTCATGCGCGGATAGTCGAGCCTGACGAAGCGCTGGCCTGCGGGCTGATCCATGCCATCGATCCGCTGCGAATCCCCGAAGCGGCCTGCCAGTGGAGCGTGCATGCCTGA
- a CDS encoding response regulator, giving the protein MSLCDASVLVLEEKADELWRIEQYLLDKGHAVLSARNHEEALEHLGSGAVIDLFLVDEPITGPLTGNELIEACLPSRPRMRVLMLSSSQERALDHSSPYPTLLKPLRLDELGRAIDRALCRPPVKPWEAT; this is encoded by the coding sequence ATGAGCCTGTGTGACGCATCGGTACTGGTACTCGAAGAAAAGGCGGACGAGCTCTGGCGCATCGAGCAGTACCTGCTGGACAAGGGCCACGCAGTGCTCAGTGCGCGGAACCATGAGGAAGCGCTGGAGCACTTGGGCTCCGGCGCGGTCATCGATCTGTTTCTGGTCGACGAGCCGATCACAGGTCCCTTGACCGGCAATGAGCTGATCGAGGCCTGCCTGCCGTCGCGGCCGCGCATGCGCGTGCTGATGCTGTCGTCATCGCAGGAGCGCGCGCTGGACCACAGCTCGCCGTATCCGACCCTGCTCAAGCCGTTGCGCCTGGATGAGCTGGGCCGCGCCATCGACCGCGCCCTCTGCCGGCCACCGGTAAAACCCTGGGAAGCGACCTGA